A window from Acidobacteriota bacterium encodes these proteins:
- a CDS encoding DUF507 family protein, producing KPPPPQRTPPMRLPQPLIDILGRRIVRALLDGGVIASEHPDRTSEKVARLIARDLQVEDALTDEVRTLLAEHHQAVLQGDVEMHRLHAKMKGELAQRRGYVLSSGPGRLSREKILDLTLQIRALLLSDPEVEYFVKDEDLRSHIQRAFEREMARDAERERKARDKVLGIKRRIPEGSPEYQALYQQFYRELLEKEG from the coding sequence AGAAACCGCCCCCCCCTCAGAGGACCCCGCCCATGCGCCTGCCCCAGCCCCTCATTGACATCCTCGGCCGACGGATCGTACGCGCCTTGCTGGACGGAGGGGTGATCGCCAGCGAGCACCCCGACCGCACGTCGGAGAAGGTGGCGCGTCTCATCGCGAGGGACCTCCAGGTGGAGGACGCCCTCACCGACGAGGTGCGGACCCTCCTGGCCGAGCATCACCAGGCCGTCCTTCAGGGAGACGTGGAGATGCACCGCCTCCACGCGAAAATGAAGGGAGAGCTGGCCCAGCGAAGGGGGTACGTGCTCTCCTCGGGCCCGGGCCGGCTTTCCCGCGAGAAGATCCTGGATCTCACGCTCCAGATCCGGGCCCTCCTCCTCAGCGACCCCGAGGTGGAGTATTTCGTCAAGGACGAGGACCTGCGAAGCCATATCCAGAGGGCCTTCGAGCGCGAGATGGCCAGGGACGCCGAGCGGGAAAGAAAGGCGAGGGACAAGGTTCTGGGCATCAAGCGCCGCATCCCCGAAGGCTCCCCCGAGTACCAGGCCCTCTACCAGCAGTTCTACCGGGAACTCCTGGAGAAGGAGGGGTAG
- a CDS encoding thiamine pyrophosphate-dependent enzyme: MRKLMLGNEAVARGAWEARVGFGSGYPGTPSTEILEALAAYEDVVVQWAPNEKVGYEVAMGASLAGTRALVTMKHVGLNVAADPLFSSSYMGVGGGLVVVSADDPGMHSSQDEQDNRAIARAAKVLMVEPYDVDESRWMAREAFALSERFDSPVILRMTTRVCHQTGVARPADRVDWKSKGYLKDIPKFVMLPSHARERRHKVEERLRAAKAFGEESDLWNPILTGTSDVGVVTSGVSFGYVRESLPEAWILKLGLTHPLPMERIRRFSGMVKRLFVVEELEPYLEESIRAEGIAVAGGRGLFPYTGELNLPLVETALLGAPRSKVTVDLGDLKVPSRPPTLCPGCSHRGMFTLFREMKLRVMGDIGCYTLGALKPLGAMDSCMCMGASVGMAEGLEKFGGPKEKGKTLGVIGDSTFFHSGIPALVDMIVNGSHATLVILDNRWTAMTGGQPHPGTGKDIRGNDAPQLNVAEVCRALGVKRVVEVDPYDLEKTRRVLEEELQAPEVSVVVAVAPCLLGGRIPKGTPVEIHLENCDRCGACIRVGCMGIHEKEGFPDLDPDLCTGCGVCVQVCEAGCISLPSVQGEKTPPGA, translated from the coding sequence ATGCGAAAGCTGATGCTTGGAAACGAGGCCGTGGCCCGCGGCGCCTGGGAAGCCAGGGTGGGCTTCGGGTCGGGATACCCCGGCACGCCCAGCACGGAGATCCTCGAGGCCCTGGCCGCGTACGAGGACGTGGTGGTCCAGTGGGCCCCGAACGAGAAGGTGGGGTACGAGGTGGCCATGGGGGCGTCCCTTGCGGGGACGCGCGCCCTGGTGACCATGAAACACGTGGGCCTGAACGTGGCCGCCGATCCCCTCTTCTCCTCCTCCTACATGGGCGTGGGCGGCGGGCTCGTGGTGGTTTCCGCCGACGACCCGGGCATGCATTCCAGCCAGGACGAACAGGACAACCGTGCCATCGCCAGGGCGGCCAAGGTCCTCATGGTGGAGCCCTACGACGTGGACGAATCGCGGTGGATGGCGAGGGAGGCCTTCGCCCTCTCGGAGCGCTTCGACTCCCCGGTGATCCTCCGCATGACGACGCGCGTGTGCCACCAGACGGGGGTGGCGCGGCCCGCCGACCGCGTGGATTGGAAAAGCAAGGGCTACCTCAAGGACATCCCCAAGTTCGTCATGCTCCCGAGCCACGCTCGGGAGCGCCGCCACAAAGTGGAGGAGCGCCTGCGGGCGGCCAAGGCCTTCGGCGAGGAGAGCGACCTGTGGAACCCCATCCTCACGGGGACCTCGGACGTCGGCGTCGTCACCTCCGGGGTGAGCTTCGGATACGTCCGCGAGTCTCTCCCCGAGGCATGGATTCTCAAGCTCGGGCTCACGCACCCGCTTCCCATGGAGCGCATCCGCCGCTTTTCCGGAATGGTGAAGCGCCTCTTCGTCGTGGAGGAGCTGGAGCCCTATCTGGAGGAGTCCATCCGGGCCGAAGGGATCGCCGTCGCGGGCGGGCGAGGGCTCTTCCCGTACACCGGGGAACTGAACCTCCCCCTGGTGGAGACGGCTTTGCTGGGCGCCCCGAGGAGCAAGGTCACGGTGGACCTCGGGGACCTCAAGGTCCCCTCTCGTCCACCCACCCTTTGCCCCGGCTGCAGCCACCGCGGCATGTTCACCCTGTTCCGGGAAATGAAGCTGCGCGTCATGGGGGACATCGGCTGCTATACCCTGGGCGCCCTCAAGCCGCTGGGCGCCATGGACTCCTGCATGTGCATGGGCGCCTCGGTGGGGATGGCCGAAGGCCTGGAGAAGTTCGGCGGACCCAAGGAAAAGGGAAAGACCCTCGGCGTCATCGGGGACTCCACGTTCTTCCACTCGGGCATTCCCGCCCTGGTGGACATGATCGTCAACGGCAGCCACGCCACCCTGGTCATCCTCGACAACCGATGGACGGCGATGACCGGCGGCCAGCCCCACCCGGGCACCGGCAAGGACATCCGTGGCAACGACGCGCCCCAGCTCAACGTGGCGGAGGTTTGTCGGGCCCTCGGCGTGAAGCGAGTGGTGGAGGTGGATCCCTACGATCTCGAGAAGACCCGAAGGGTCCTTGAGGAGGAACTCCAGGCCCCCGAGGTCTCCGTCGTGGTGGCCGTGGCTCCATGCCTGTTGGGTGGGCGGATCCCGAAGGGCACCCCCGTGGAGATCCACTTGGAGAACTGCGACCGCTGCGGGGCGTGCATCCGCGTGGGATGCATGGGCATCCACGAGAAGGAAGGTTTCCCCGATCTGGATCCCGACCTCTGCACGGGGTGCGGCGTCTGCGTTCAGGTCTGCGAAGCCGGCTGCATTTCGCTGCCCTCCGTGCAGGGGGAGAAAACGCCCCCGGGGGCCTGA
- the metG gene encoding methionine--tRNA ligase gives MNRFYITTPIYYVNDYPHIGHAYCTICADFLARYHRSMGHETYFLTGTDEHGQKVEKSAASEGITPQALADRVVERYHELWRQLDISHDDFIRTTEARHERGVLEMLRRLRAAGDIYKAAYKGPYCVSCEAFFPENQVVDGKCPDFGHPMTVLEEESYFFRLSKYQEPLLRLYSEHPDFVLPASRMNEVRSFVESGLKDLSISRTSIAWGIPFPDDPRHVLYVWLDALSNYMTALGFGSEETALYDRFWPADVHLIGKDILRFHAVYWPAFLLSAGLPLPRHVFGHGWWMKDANKMSKSLGNVVDPRPYAAEFGADAVRYFLLRDKPIGTDGSFSDEAFLDRLNADLANDLGNLASRLTNLLERQAGGVVGTGDGSLRARTLEILDAYHAAVKDLSPRDALLALWALLSDLNKFLVEREPWKQAGTPEALATLSEAARSLRLVALALEPAMPSSARAVAKALGFAPATLASARWEDPQAGRAVKLAGLFPRVDKKEYFARAASGSEGARNEPERKREIAMEDVKREPPSPEAATQAPQEPPRLSIDEFRRVDLRAGKILEAERVPKSSKLVRMIVDFGSERRQIVAGIGKKYAPEDLVGRICPFVTNLQPARLMGVESNGMIMAGHRGDDPVLLAFLEDVEPGSPIT, from the coding sequence ATGAACCGCTTCTACATCACGACGCCGATCTACTATGTCAACGATTACCCCCACATCGGTCACGCCTACTGCACCATCTGCGCCGACTTCCTCGCCCGGTACCACCGCTCCATGGGCCACGAGACCTACTTTCTGACGGGTACGGACGAGCACGGGCAGAAGGTGGAGAAGTCCGCCGCGTCCGAGGGCATCACGCCCCAGGCCCTCGCGGACCGGGTGGTGGAGCGCTACCACGAGCTCTGGCGCCAGCTCGACATCTCCCACGACGATTTCATCCGGACCACCGAGGCCCGGCACGAACGGGGCGTTCTGGAGATGCTCCGGAGGCTTCGCGCCGCGGGAGACATCTACAAGGCGGCTTACAAGGGCCCCTACTGCGTCTCCTGCGAGGCCTTCTTTCCCGAGAACCAGGTGGTGGACGGGAAGTGCCCCGACTTCGGCCACCCCATGACGGTCCTCGAGGAGGAGTCCTATTTCTTCCGCCTCTCCAAGTATCAGGAGCCTCTCCTCCGCCTGTACTCGGAGCACCCGGACTTCGTCCTCCCGGCTTCCCGGATGAACGAGGTCCGCTCCTTCGTGGAGTCGGGCCTCAAGGACCTCTCCATCAGCCGGACGAGCATCGCGTGGGGCATCCCCTTCCCGGACGACCCCAGGCACGTGCTCTACGTCTGGCTCGACGCCCTCTCCAACTACATGACGGCCCTCGGCTTCGGATCGGAGGAGACTGCCCTTTACGACCGGTTCTGGCCCGCCGACGTGCACCTCATCGGGAAGGACATCCTCCGCTTCCACGCCGTCTACTGGCCCGCCTTCCTCCTGAGCGCCGGCCTCCCCCTGCCGCGCCACGTCTTCGGCCACGGCTGGTGGATGAAGGACGCCAACAAGATGAGCAAGTCCCTGGGCAACGTCGTGGACCCCCGTCCCTACGCGGCGGAATTCGGGGCCGACGCGGTGCGGTACTTCCTCCTGAGGGACAAGCCCATCGGAACCGACGGCTCCTTTTCCGACGAGGCCTTCCTCGACCGCCTCAATGCCGACCTCGCCAACGACCTGGGGAACCTCGCCTCTCGCCTGACCAACCTTCTCGAACGCCAGGCGGGCGGTGTGGTGGGCACCGGCGACGGGAGCCTCCGTGCGCGCACCCTAGAAATCCTGGACGCCTACCACGCGGCCGTGAAGGACCTTTCGCCCCGTGACGCGCTGCTGGCCCTGTGGGCGCTCCTGTCGGACCTGAACAAGTTTCTGGTGGAGAGGGAGCCGTGGAAGCAAGCCGGAACACCGGAGGCCCTGGCCACCCTCTCCGAAGCTGCCCGCTCCCTCCGCCTCGTGGCCCTCGCGCTGGAGCCCGCCATGCCCTCCTCGGCCCGGGCCGTGGCGAAGGCGCTGGGCTTCGCGCCCGCCACCCTCGCATCGGCCCGATGGGAGGACCCTCAGGCGGGAAGGGCCGTCAAACTCGCCGGCCTGTTCCCCCGCGTTGACAAGAAGGAGTACTTCGCGAGGGCGGCTTCAGGCTCCGAAGGAGCCCGAAACGAACCTGAAAGGAAGAGAGAAATCGCCATGGAAGACGTGAAGCGAGAGCCGCCCTCCCCGGAAGCGGCGACCCAGGCGCCTCAGGAGCCCCCTCGGCTGTCCATCGACGAGTTCCGCCGCGTGGACTTGAGGGCCGGGAAGATCCTCGAGGCCGAGCGCGTGCCCAAGAGCAGCAAGCTCGTGCGGATGATCGTGGACTTCGGCTCCGAGCGCCGGCAGATCGTGGCCGGCATCGGAAAGAAATACGCCCCTGAAGACCTCGTGGGGCGAATCTGCCCCTTCGTCACCAACCTTCAGCCCGCCAGGCTCATGGGCGTCGAATCCAACGGCATGATCATGGCGGGTCACCGGGGCGACGACCCGGTCCTCCTCGCCTTCCTCGAAGACGTGGAGCCCGGGTCGCCCATTACGTGA
- a CDS encoding phosphate acyltransferase → MSVRLTEFDKVLEVALKRAPYTVVVACGQDGAALSALLAAEEKGLARSILVGDPGLIGPAIDALPKRLQHAEIADAPDEESAVRRAVEIVRSGEGQILLKGKTQTGTLMHAVLDRENGLRTGRLLSDAFLFECPCKDGVRLVCITDGGINLQPDLAAKRQILENAVTLYHKLGCARPRVAVLSAVENVLPGHAPSMDAAALTRMAHCGQIADCEVEGPLSLDLAISPEAVAKKGHAGDVAGRADILLCPDIVSANLLAKSTTYFAKLRLAHVIMGAAAPVLIPSRSDTPEAKMLSIALGAMTVRH, encoded by the coding sequence ATGTCCGTCCGGCTCACTGAGTTCGACAAGGTTCTGGAAGTCGCCCTCAAGCGGGCTCCTTACACGGTCGTCGTGGCCTGCGGGCAGGATGGCGCGGCCCTTTCCGCCCTCCTCGCCGCAGAGGAAAAGGGGCTCGCCCGAAGCATCCTGGTGGGGGACCCGGGACTCATCGGGCCGGCCATCGACGCCCTGCCGAAGCGGCTTCAACACGCGGAGATCGCCGACGCCCCCGACGAGGAGAGCGCCGTGCGCCGGGCGGTGGAAATCGTTCGGTCCGGAGAGGGCCAGATCCTCCTCAAGGGCAAGACCCAGACGGGAACGCTCATGCACGCCGTCCTCGACCGGGAGAACGGGCTGAGAACCGGCCGCCTCCTGTCCGACGCCTTCCTCTTCGAGTGCCCCTGCAAAGACGGCGTTCGGTTGGTCTGCATCACGGACGGGGGCATCAACCTCCAGCCCGATCTGGCCGCCAAGCGCCAGATCCTCGAGAACGCCGTGACGCTGTACCACAAGCTCGGGTGCGCCCGGCCCCGCGTGGCCGTCCTTTCGGCCGTGGAAAACGTTCTGCCGGGCCACGCCCCCAGCATGGACGCGGCGGCCCTCACCCGAATGGCCCATTGCGGCCAGATCGCGGACTGCGAGGTGGAAGGCCCCCTGAGTCTCGACCTGGCCATCTCCCCCGAGGCCGTGGCGAAGAAGGGCCACGCCGGGGACGTGGCGGGCCGGGCCGACATCCTCCTGTGCCCGGACATCGTGTCCGCCAACCTCCTGGCCAAATCCACCACCTACTTCGCCAAGCTGCGCCTGGCCCACGTCATCATGGGCGCGGCGGCTCCGGTGCTGATCCCCAGCCGGTCCGACACGCCCGAGGCCAAGATGCTCTCCATCGCCCTGGGCGCCATGACGGTGAGGCACTGA
- a CDS encoding indolepyruvate oxidoreductase subunit beta: MEITNILFAGVGGQGILTSSRVLALAAVDAGLDVKMSEVHGMAQRGGNVDTHVRIGPEVPSSLIPRGGAHFLVAFEKLEALRYLDYLRADGTVYVCPLEIPPLTQSLKKDSGYVPDIDGVLAAKAPNLVWVDAVTIAREEGDLRMVNLILLGALSMKLSMTEANWEAAIGQRFPKKIQAACLKAFRRGVEHVRPAH, translated from the coding sequence ATGGAGATCACCAACATCCTGTTTGCGGGCGTGGGAGGACAGGGCATCCTGACGAGCAGCCGCGTCCTCGCCCTGGCGGCGGTGGATGCGGGCCTGGACGTCAAGATGAGCGAAGTCCACGGCATGGCCCAGCGGGGAGGGAACGTGGACACGCATGTTCGGATCGGTCCCGAGGTTCCCTCTTCCCTGATCCCGAGGGGTGGGGCGCACTTTCTCGTGGCCTTCGAGAAGCTCGAGGCCCTGCGTTACCTGGATTACTTGCGCGCCGACGGCACGGTCTACGTCTGCCCCCTCGAGATCCCGCCCCTGACCCAGAGCCTCAAGAAGGACTCGGGGTACGTTCCCGACATCGACGGGGTCCTCGCCGCCAAAGCCCCGAACCTCGTCTGGGTGGACGCCGTGACCATCGCCCGCGAGGAGGGGGACCTCCGAATGGTCAACCTCATCCTCCTCGGGGCCCTCTCCATGAAGCTTTCCATGACCGAGGCCAACTGGGAGGCCGCCATCGGCCAGCGCTTCCCGAAGAAGATCCAGGCCGCATGCCTGAAGGCGTTCCGCAGGGGGGTGGAACATGTCCGTCCGGCTCACTGA
- a CDS encoding M20/M25/M40 family metallo-hydrolase — protein MRMRTLAAVHGALLWALSLPASSPRDLAEAVRPVRTAGAYETVARLSSPEYAGRLTGTEGFERAGRWVAAEAAGAGLKAPAEFPDHLQPYPVLRVSMRAASMELIPADGQGEPRALTMFKDFMPILTSSAGEVTSEVVFAGFGITAPELGRDDYAGLDVKGRIVVVLRGEPKDGRDWSAYNDSHARYANAASHGAAACLLADQAVASPNGEPLTGTLTGEISTAFADELLAEKGLKCDDLRKALEAGGAVSFPTGRRLRYSVDAGPPVLSTGFNVLAVLPGSDPGLRGECVVLGAHLDHCGDWPRLLPGADDNASGSAALLEAARAAARLRPRPARSLVFAWFGGEEMGLLGSKHLAAHFPASLGRPVAVLNLDMVGAGNGAWVAAGQNHPAIYAALETARDRVEPTFQLKAGLSRGEARADHGPFLKAGIPAVSLFGMGGKHVGYHTPEDTVYFITPRTIEASARVALAAAILLADAPPGPG, from the coding sequence ATGAGGATGCGCACGCTCGCCGCCGTCCACGGCGCGTTGCTGTGGGCCCTGTCCCTTCCGGCCTCCTCCCCGCGGGATCTCGCCGAGGCCGTGAGGCCCGTCCGGACGGCGGGGGCCTACGAAACCGTGGCGCGCCTCTCCTCTCCGGAGTACGCCGGGCGCCTGACGGGCACGGAGGGTTTCGAGAGGGCCGGGCGGTGGGTGGCCGCCGAGGCCGCGGGGGCCGGCCTGAAGGCGCCCGCCGAGTTCCCGGACCACCTCCAGCCTTATCCGGTCCTGCGCGTTTCCATGCGGGCCGCCTCCATGGAGCTAATCCCCGCCGACGGCCAGGGCGAGCCGCGGGCGCTGACGATGTTCAAGGACTTCATGCCCATTCTCACATCGAGCGCCGGTGAGGTGACGTCGGAGGTGGTCTTCGCGGGATTCGGCATCACCGCTCCGGAGCTGGGCCGGGACGACTACGCGGGCCTCGACGTCAAGGGCCGCATCGTGGTCGTCCTGCGCGGCGAGCCCAAGGACGGCCGGGACTGGTCGGCCTACAACGATTCCCACGCCCGCTACGCCAACGCCGCCTCGCACGGAGCCGCGGCGTGCCTTCTGGCGGATCAGGCCGTGGCGAGCCCGAACGGCGAGCCTCTGACGGGGACCCTCACGGGCGAAATCTCGACGGCCTTCGCCGACGAACTCCTCGCCGAAAAGGGCCTCAAATGTGACGACCTGCGCAAGGCCCTCGAGGCGGGGGGCGCGGTCTCCTTCCCCACGGGGCGCCGCCTCCGCTACTCGGTGGACGCCGGCCCGCCGGTGCTTTCCACGGGCTTCAACGTTCTGGCCGTCCTGCCGGGCAGCGACCCCGGCCTCCGGGGCGAGTGCGTCGTGCTCGGCGCCCACCTCGACCACTGCGGCGATTGGCCGCGGCTCCTGCCCGGGGCCGACGACAACGCCTCGGGAAGCGCGGCCCTCCTGGAGGCCGCCCGGGCCGCCGCACGCCTGCGCCCCCGCCCCGCCCGAAGCCTCGTGTTCGCGTGGTTCGGCGGGGAGGAGATGGGCCTCCTGGGCTCCAAACACCTCGCCGCCCATTTCCCGGCCAGTCTCGGCAGGCCCGTGGCCGTGCTCAACCTGGACATGGTGGGTGCGGGGAACGGAGCCTGGGTGGCCGCCGGCCAGAATCACCCGGCGATCTATGCCGCCCTCGAGACGGCCCGCGACCGGGTCGAGCCCACCTTCCAGCTCAAGGCGGGCCTCTCCCGGGGCGAGGCGCGCGCTGATCACGGCCCTTTCCTGAAGGCCGGGATTCCCGCCGTCTCCCTCTTCGGCATGGGGGGCAAGCACGTGGGCTACCACACCCCCGAGGACACGGTCTACTTCATCACGCCCCGGACGATCGAGGCCTCCGCGCGCGTCGCCCTCGCCGCCGCGATCCTGCTTGCGGACGCGCCGCCAGGTCCCGGATGA
- a CDS encoding NYN domain-containing protein produces the protein MNGKALLLIDGGYLDFLQRSFGSPRLDYGRMSRAICDHFGFSLLRCVYFNCLPYLSGTPSPEEQEAYRRKEGFYQRLQKLDRFEVKLGRLAFRGLDEETGKPVLEQKQVDVLLAVEMVYAAARRSVDAIVLLSGDGDFVPAVKIVKREGLTFALAHGPRSGPNLTVQESLWEAADLRLTLDMAFLEPLLRNDAAARP, from the coding sequence GTGAACGGCAAGGCGCTCCTTCTCATCGACGGCGGCTACCTCGATTTCCTCCAGCGGAGCTTCGGCTCGCCGCGGCTGGACTACGGCCGCATGTCCAGAGCCATCTGCGACCACTTCGGGTTTTCTCTCCTGCGGTGCGTCTACTTCAACTGCCTCCCGTATCTGTCGGGGACCCCATCGCCGGAGGAGCAGGAGGCCTACCGGCGGAAGGAAGGCTTCTACCAGCGTCTCCAGAAGCTGGACCGATTCGAGGTCAAGCTCGGCCGTCTGGCCTTTCGGGGCCTCGACGAGGAGACGGGGAAGCCGGTTCTGGAACAGAAGCAGGTGGACGTCCTCCTCGCCGTGGAGATGGTCTACGCCGCCGCCCGCCGTTCCGTGGACGCCATCGTCCTCCTGTCGGGGGACGGGGACTTCGTTCCCGCGGTGAAGATCGTGAAGCGGGAGGGCCTCACCTTCGCCCTCGCCCACGGGCCCCGCAGCGGCCCCAACCTCACCGTCCAGGAGTCCCTCTGGGAGGCCGCCGACCTCCGCCTCACCCTCGACATGGCCTTCCTCGAGCCCCTTTTGAGAAACGACGCGGCGGCGAGGCCGTGA
- a CDS encoding tetratricopeptide repeat protein: MRVASASSSLKTVRAGSLPVLFLLLCPFRGPILAAEAEDFQIFQRLVREGAVQTAVERGLAYLERHPGGPHRPYVAGLVGRGLLEQGRPGEALPLLEEALKGLPAKDQDTLPLDRAEALLALGRAAEAAEALKAPLKGKEPARLRHLRLTARAAEALDDPEGAVRALTALPESRRTAPDRLALARGLSVLGRDEPAARLLGSLAADPGLSGDVRTEAHLLLAACRLRLKDADGALQALDSAGMLPDDEQARADLLRAWALLATGEAARAYDLVRTRIPLKAWEEAASLAAVRGADLRRDAEATVAAVRALLARFPDGPASAEARLRGARSLASQGRFAEALDLLEPGLPIWSDPAVRLEGAILASRLAWEGPRDPARAARWASLASASASSEGEKGRAALAAARLAWECGRSADAQEILAERIQAAPEGAAAPGAYLLMGRILLSEGDSGRAREVLKVVAEAYPDAPEAREALLLAAESLATEGRAGDAVGLLDAARAFPLDPSQTRRLARLRWREALARGSMEEARLHLVEATTSTRDPDEEDEARYQMALADLVEGRLAPAVEAIRTLAEPSRRTALTLRCADSLARSGRTEEALELLTPLLVDSSGEAATIRLVRADLLLQAGRLPEALEDLRAAAAPTPDNALAPLAQRRLEMTLLVQEGPEAALRAVPPFRESEPSALSEGETLLRRARSSLASGDRAGAAQAYRGYLDRRPKGPGAPEALLFLAREATSRGDFTAARSLLQASADPEALLLLGEAAFAQRDMAPALEALERSLSVPSGLSPVQALRAHWLAGNAARVLGRTAGAVTHLEAFASAARATPEEREDLFTAALFLEERGRLESALQAFARLKAAFRDAETGFHFAYTLERLDRPREALQAYLDVAYTSSSAEWALTSRYRAAELMVRLGRRDDAAALYRELAAQSEGTVQGEYALRRLAELSPP; this comes from the coding sequence GTGAGGGTTGCCAGCGCATCCTCTTCCTTGAAAACGGTTCGGGCCGGTAGCCTGCCGGTCCTGTTCCTCCTCCTCTGCCCGTTCCGCGGCCCGATTCTGGCTGCCGAGGCAGAGGACTTCCAGATCTTTCAGCGACTCGTCCGGGAGGGAGCGGTCCAGACCGCCGTGGAGCGGGGATTGGCCTACCTCGAGCGCCATCCCGGAGGGCCCCACCGTCCCTACGTGGCCGGCCTGGTCGGACGCGGTCTGCTGGAGCAGGGACGCCCCGGGGAGGCCCTCCCGCTCCTCGAGGAGGCCCTGAAGGGGCTTCCGGCCAAGGATCAGGACACGCTTCCCCTGGACCGGGCGGAGGCCCTCCTCGCCCTTGGTCGCGCCGCCGAGGCCGCCGAGGCCTTGAAAGCTCCGCTGAAGGGCAAGGAACCGGCCCGCCTGCGCCACCTTCGACTGACCGCCCGCGCCGCCGAGGCCCTCGACGATCCCGAGGGCGCCGTGCGGGCCCTCACGGCCCTTCCCGAATCGCGACGGACCGCTCCGGACCGGCTGGCGCTGGCCCGGGGCCTTTCGGTCCTCGGGCGGGACGAACCCGCGGCGCGCCTCCTCGGCTCCCTGGCCGCGGATCCCGGCCTGTCGGGCGACGTGAGAACCGAGGCCCATCTTCTCCTCGCCGCCTGCCGCCTGCGACTGAAGGACGCGGACGGGGCCCTCCAGGCCCTGGATTCCGCCGGGATGCTCCCCGACGACGAACAGGCGCGCGCCGATCTCCTTCGCGCGTGGGCCCTGCTCGCCACGGGCGAGGCCGCCCGAGCCTACGATCTCGTGCGCACCCGAATCCCCTTGAAGGCCTGGGAGGAGGCCGCCTCCCTCGCCGCCGTCCGCGGGGCGGACTTGCGCCGGGATGCCGAGGCGACCGTCGCGGCGGTGCGGGCCCTTCTGGCCCGGTTTCCCGATGGCCCGGCATCGGCCGAGGCCCGGCTTCGGGGCGCGCGGTCCCTCGCGAGCCAGGGGCGCTTCGCCGAGGCCCTGGACCTCCTGGAGCCCGGCCTCCCCATATGGTCCGACCCGGCCGTCCGCCTCGAAGGCGCCATTCTGGCGTCACGGCTGGCGTGGGAGGGGCCCCGGGATCCCGCCCGGGCGGCCCGTTGGGCTTCTCTGGCCTCGGCTTCGGCTTCCTCGGAGGGTGAAAAGGGCCGCGCCGCCCTGGCGGCGGCCCGGCTCGCCTGGGAATGCGGCCGTTCCGCCGACGCCCAGGAGATCCTTGCGGAGAGGATTCAGGCCGCCCCCGAAGGGGCCGCCGCTCCCGGGGCCTACCTCCTCATGGGACGAATCCTCCTTTCGGAGGGCGATTCGGGCCGCGCCCGCGAGGTCCTGAAGGTCGTTGCGGAGGCGTACCCCGACGCCCCCGAGGCCCGGGAGGCCCTGCTCCTGGCCGCCGAAAGCCTCGCCACGGAGGGCCGGGCCGGCGACGCGGTCGGCCTGCTCGACGCGGCGCGCGCCTTCCCCCTGGATCCCTCCCAGACCCGCCGGCTCGCCCGGCTTCGGTGGAGGGAGGCTCTCGCCCGCGGCTCCATGGAGGAGGCCCGCCTCCATCTCGTGGAAGCCACCACTTCCACCCGCGATCCCGATGAAGAAGACGAGGCGCGCTACCAGATGGCTCTCGCGGACCTCGTCGAGGGACGGCTCGCGCCCGCCGTCGAGGCGATTCGAACGCTCGCGGAACCTTCGAGGAGGACGGCCCTGACCCTGCGGTGCGCCGACTCGCTCGCGCGGAGCGGCCGGACGGAAGAGGCGCTGGAACTTCTGACGCCTCTCCTCGTCGATTCCTCAGGAGAAGCGGCCACGATCCGCCTGGTCCGGGCCGACCTGCTCCTCCAGGCCGGAAGACTCCCCGAGGCCCTGGAGGATCTCCGCGCCGCGGCCGCCCCGACCCCGGACAACGCCCTGGCGCCCCTGGCCCAGCGGCGCCTGGAAATGACGCTCCTGGTCCAGGAGGGCCCGGAGGCCGCCCTGCGAGCCGTGCCTCCCTTCCGGGAATCGGAACCCTCCGCCCTCTCCGAGGGAGAGACCCTCCTGAGACGGGCCCGGTCCAGCCTGGCCTCGGGGGACCGCGCCGGCGCCGCCCAGGCCTACCGAGGGTACCTGGACCGGAGACCGAAGGGACCGGGGGCCCCGGAAGCCTTGCTCTTCCTGGCCCGAGAAGCCACAAGCCGGGGGGATTTCACCGCCGCGCGCTCCCTCCTGCAGGCATCCGCGGACCCCGAGGCCCTCCTCCTCCTCGGGGAAGCGGCCTTTGCCCAGCGCGACATGGCCCCGGCCCTGGAGGCGCTGGAACGCTCCCTTTCCGTACCCAGCGGTTTGTCGCCCGTCCAGGCGCTCAGGGCCCACTGGCTCGCCGGAAACGCCGCGCGCGTGCTCGGGCGGACGGCCGGCGCCGTGACCCACCTGGAGGCCTTCGCCTCGGCCGCCCGGGCCACCCCCGAAGAGCGAGAGGATCTGTTCACCGCGGCCCTTTTCCTGGAGGAAAGGGGCCGGCTCGAGTCGGCCCTGCAGGCCTTCGCGCGGCTCAAGGCCGCCTTCCGGGACGCCGAAACGGGCTTCCACTTCGCCTACACGCTGGAACGCCTCGACCGCCCGCGGGAGGCTCTCCAGGCCTACCTCGACGTGGCCTACACCTCTTCGAGCGCCGAGTGGGCTCTGACCTCCCGATACCGCGCCGCCGAACTCATGGTAAGGCTGGGACGCCGGGACGACGCCGCGGCCCTTTACCGGGAGCTGGCGGCCCAAAGCGAGGGCACGGTCCAGGGAGAGTACGCCCTCCGTCGTCTGGCCGAGCTTTCTCCCCCCA